The Deinococcus aquaedulcis genome window below encodes:
- a CDS encoding roadblock/LC7 domain-containing protein encodes MTNAVYTMIVRALSGVVSDRAAETMLRSVLREQGLAAETVTAQDMQKVLSGPLLARLSTVLPPARARKELLSLAGQLEAQYPKAPTLFTQNVPLATWDEPQTDTTFDDLGLSADDFEFDDPEYGALPTARTYDLAQAGDQDALIQALGRFSGVQGVMVCRASGEVLRVKAVRDPAGLGGVVAASAMLFQKRALKLLSADLGGQTVCVCPLGGYCVAVVATSQANVGRLIVELQQLRVAA; translated from the coding sequence ATGACCAACGCTGTGTACACCATGATTGTCCGCGCCTTGTCGGGCGTCGTCTCTGATCGTGCGGCCGAGACCATGCTGCGCTCGGTGCTGCGCGAGCAGGGCCTCGCGGCCGAAACCGTGACGGCGCAGGACATGCAGAAGGTGCTGTCCGGGCCGCTGCTCGCGCGCCTGAGCACCGTGCTGCCCCCCGCCCGCGCCCGCAAGGAACTGCTGAGTCTGGCCGGGCAACTGGAAGCGCAGTACCCCAAAGCGCCCACCCTGTTCACCCAGAACGTGCCGCTGGCCACCTGGGACGAGCCCCAGACCGACACCACCTTCGACGACCTGGGCCTGAGCGCCGACGACTTCGAGTTCGACGATCCTGAATACGGCGCGCTGCCCACCGCCCGCACCTACGATCTGGCGCAGGCAGGTGACCAGGACGCCCTGATTCAGGCGCTGGGGCGCTTCAGCGGGGTGCAGGGGGTGATGGTCTGCCGCGCCAGCGGCGAGGTGCTGCGGGTCAAGGCGGTGCGCGACCCGGCGGGGCTGGGCGGCGTGGTGGCTGCCAGCGCCATGCTGTTTCAGAAACGGGCGCTGAAGCTGCTCTCGGCGGACCTGGGAGGCCAGACCGTCTGCGTGTGCCCGCTGGGCGGCTACTGCGTGGCGGTGGTCGCCACCTCGCAGGCCAATGTGGGGCGCCTGATCGTGGAACTGCAGCAGCTGCGGGTGGCGGCATGA
- a CDS encoding helix-turn-helix domain-containing protein translates to MSEVPTAFVGTRLKQAREVFGLSVESLGDMLGVSRQAVDQFEKGKEPSLEVLLKLCSILNKPTSYFVRPVTASYADETIFFRKLKKAPAVEIKSARSIADWIGEVVCLLDEEINFPEVNLPRNLIRHKNPLQITDEEIELAANNLRSYWCLADLPVENVIALLEANGIIVVRMNFHSHDVDGFSVWDKKIDRPIVVLNSDKASAVRSRFDAAHELGHLVMHRWISKDDLKAYDKELERQAHYFASCLLLPEEPFKQQLFTISMLELRALKAYWKVSIAAMIKRLESLNIIDKDESRRIWANYNRRGWKTEEPFDKEWEAESPVLLKEAVELLIESESYNRMQLLERLFPDENYLAKFTNLDPEFYRPVPVVSVKQSPVNLKLAR, encoded by the coding sequence ATGTCTGAGGTTCCCACCGCCTTCGTTGGGACTCGTCTCAAACAAGCTCGTGAGGTTTTTGGCCTCTCAGTCGAGTCCCTTGGTGACATGCTTGGTGTAAGTAGACAAGCTGTTGACCAGTTTGAAAAAGGCAAAGAGCCTAGTTTGGAAGTTCTTCTAAAGTTGTGCTCAATCTTGAACAAGCCTACGAGTTACTTTGTCAGGCCAGTAACCGCATCTTACGCAGATGAGACTATCTTCTTCAGAAAGCTGAAGAAAGCTCCGGCTGTGGAGATCAAGAGCGCTAGGTCAATTGCGGACTGGATTGGAGAGGTGGTTTGCCTCTTAGATGAAGAGATTAACTTTCCAGAAGTTAATCTGCCGCGGAACCTAATCCGGCATAAAAACCCTCTTCAAATCACCGATGAAGAGATCGAGCTGGCGGCAAATAATCTGCGTTCATATTGGTGCCTAGCAGATCTGCCAGTGGAGAATGTTATCGCGCTGTTGGAGGCGAATGGAATTATCGTTGTAAGAATGAATTTTCATTCCCACGATGTTGATGGATTCTCTGTTTGGGATAAGAAAATAGATAGGCCTATTGTTGTGCTTAACTCAGATAAGGCTTCTGCCGTTAGGTCAAGGTTTGATGCTGCTCATGAATTAGGGCATTTAGTCATGCACCGTTGGATCTCGAAAGATGATTTAAAGGCATATGATAAGGAGCTCGAAAGGCAGGCGCATTACTTTGCCTCATGCCTGCTACTGCCAGAAGAGCCTTTTAAGCAGCAATTATTTACAATCTCCATGCTCGAACTGCGTGCCTTAAAAGCATACTGGAAAGTATCTATTGCGGCCATGATAAAGAGACTGGAATCTCTCAATATCATTGACAAAGATGAATCTCGAAGGATCTGGGCTAACTATAATAGGCGGGGCTGGAAAACCGAAGAGCCTTTTGATAAGGAATGGGAAGCTGAATCTCCCGTCTTGTTGAAGGAAGCTGTTGAGTTGCTTATAGAAAGTGAGTCATATAATCGAATGCAACTCCTAGAAAGACTTTTCCCCGACGAAAATTACTTAGCCAAATTCACCAATTTGGATCCTGAGTTCTACAGGCCAGTGCCAGTTGTTTCGGTTAAGCAGTCGCCAGTCAACCTCAAGCTCGCAAGATAA
- the tsaE gene encoding tRNA (adenosine(37)-N6)-threonylcarbamoyltransferase complex ATPase subunit type 1 TsaE, with translation MAGHRVAVTLPLAVGERRVLRGLTEQQAFGAAWTALAPGAVLFLEGELGAGKTSFSQGLVAALGFDGAVTSPTYALMNLYPTPAGPVLHVDAYRVRDVAELYEMDLDEQVQSSRLSLIEWGEGLYADYPDAPVLRLDHMNDPETRQVTRIR, from the coding sequence GTGGCTGGACACCGGGTTGCCGTGACCCTGCCGCTGGCCGTGGGCGAGCGCCGCGTGTTGCGTGGCCTGACAGAGCAGCAGGCGTTCGGCGCCGCCTGGACCGCCCTGGCCCCCGGCGCGGTGCTGTTTCTGGAAGGTGAACTGGGCGCTGGCAAAACCAGCTTCTCGCAGGGCCTGGTGGCGGCCCTGGGCTTTGACGGCGCGGTGACCAGCCCCACCTACGCCCTGATGAACCTCTACCCCACCCCGGCCGGGCCGGTGCTGCACGTGGACGCCTACCGCGTGCGCGACGTGGCCGAACTGTACGAGATGGACTTGGACGAGCAGGTGCAGAGCAGCCGCCTGAGCCTGATTGAATGGGGCGAAGGGCTGTATGCCGATTACCCGGACGCCCCGGTGCTTCGCCTGGACCACATGAACGATCCCGAAACGCGGCAGGTGACCCGGATTCGCTAA
- a CDS encoding coiled-coil domain-containing protein gives MATLSRLPVKMLGDLVSPRALERILQDAAQARGGSLDTIDPGMLEDILKKEVFKRLQLSVPAPLAKKRVSEVLNEIMKSTQERLLPNQLSSLLGLEEGARRFSLYFDWPETQRLRGVLSVARQEEKEGRDISALVQEGQNLIDTMDRRLQEGLVEQGQDLAELRATYVRVQGMGGKDVRRLDTLIGQIDEAQKQGTLLPGEVERARNLTFNLRKALESSVVQTVENPAVPTSATILDPDAQARVLALEQEHAAQQLASVEREFTALLQARPDLRERHEGLRALQTQAKLTEDVVSGWREALKTERDALLAQQREQFARLEAELSRVQAGADTRIALDSARHLLDSGSLATDELQELQAMHEALQAGVDARAQLELQRELLEIERSARNVPGASAELAPLLAEARARLAQGGSVDPATLWSVLERRMGAAAQEREDFDARADRVVQEYDTVRHLAGETTQRLGRLADTLRAQRRLGQLSAQARERYAQTLADAEALLAEAHAEYRAAQEVTSTFGQDALSGLLDVFDFEESTPPLASNPDPALAPPPPPPSGGSSPASIFDTLLSAPATPPTPAPVPVASAEPAETWTLEGGQIRQGAQTLSAQGMAALLAQATALGLHRLDMGDATHVWSARSTVPGEWRLGRAQNWTELDEQVGAWLDTGLP, from the coding sequence ATGGCGACCCTCAGCCGACTGCCGGTGAAGATGCTGGGCGATCTGGTCTCGCCCCGCGCGCTGGAACGCATTCTGCAGGACGCTGCCCAGGCGCGCGGCGGCTCGCTGGACACCATTGACCCCGGGATGCTTGAAGACATCCTGAAAAAGGAAGTTTTCAAACGGCTGCAGCTGAGCGTGCCCGCGCCGCTGGCCAAAAAGCGCGTCTCGGAAGTGCTCAATGAGATCATGAAGTCCACGCAGGAGCGCCTCTTGCCCAACCAGCTCAGCTCTTTGCTGGGGCTGGAGGAAGGCGCGCGGCGCTTCTCGCTGTACTTTGACTGGCCCGAAACCCAGCGCCTGCGCGGCGTGCTCAGTGTGGCCCGCCAGGAAGAAAAAGAGGGCCGCGACATCAGCGCCCTGGTGCAAGAAGGCCAGAACCTGATTGACACCATGGACCGCCGCCTGCAAGAAGGGCTGGTGGAACAGGGCCAGGACCTCGCGGAACTGCGCGCCACCTACGTGCGGGTGCAGGGCATGGGCGGCAAGGACGTGCGGCGCCTGGACACCTTGATCGGACAGATTGACGAGGCCCAGAAACAGGGCACGCTGCTGCCCGGCGAGGTGGAGCGCGCGCGCAACCTCACTTTCAATCTGCGCAAGGCCCTGGAATCCTCGGTGGTGCAGACGGTGGAAAACCCAGCCGTGCCCACCTCGGCGACCATTCTGGACCCGGATGCCCAGGCGCGCGTGCTGGCGCTGGAACAGGAGCACGCCGCGCAGCAGCTGGCCAGCGTGGAGCGCGAATTCACTGCCCTGCTGCAGGCCCGCCCTGACCTGCGCGAGCGCCACGAGGGCCTGCGCGCCCTGCAGACCCAGGCCAAGCTGACCGAGGATGTGGTGAGCGGCTGGCGCGAGGCCCTGAAGACCGAGCGCGACGCCCTGCTGGCCCAGCAGCGCGAGCAGTTTGCCCGCCTGGAAGCCGAACTGAGCCGGGTGCAGGCCGGGGCCGACACCCGCATTGCCCTGGATTCGGCCCGCCACCTGCTGGACAGCGGCAGCCTCGCCACCGATGAACTGCAGGAACTGCAGGCCATGCACGAGGCCCTGCAGGCCGGCGTGGACGCCCGCGCCCAGCTGGAACTGCAGCGCGAACTGCTGGAAATCGAGCGCTCGGCGCGCAACGTGCCCGGCGCCAGCGCCGAACTGGCGCCCCTGCTGGCCGAGGCCCGCGCCCGGCTGGCCCAGGGCGGCAGCGTGGACCCCGCCACCCTGTGGAGCGTGCTGGAGCGCCGCATGGGCGCCGCCGCCCAGGAACGCGAGGACTTCGACGCCCGCGCTGACCGGGTGGTGCAGGAGTACGACACGGTGCGTCACCTCGCCGGGGAAACCACCCAGCGTCTGGGGCGGCTGGCCGACACCCTGCGCGCCCAGCGCCGCCTGGGGCAGCTGAGCGCCCAGGCCCGGGAACGCTACGCCCAGACCCTGGCCGACGCCGAGGCCCTGCTGGCCGAGGCCCACGCCGAATACCGCGCCGCGCAGGAAGTCACCTCGACCTTCGGCCAGGACGCCCTGAGCGGCCTGCTGGACGTGTTCGATTTCGAGGAAAGCACCCCCCCGCTGGCCAGCAACCCGGACCCCGCCCTGGCCCCGCCCCCGCCACCCCCCAGCGGTGGCAGCAGCCCTGCGTCTATTTTCGACACGCTGCTCTCGGCCCCGGCCACGCCGCCCACCCCGGCGCCCGTCCCGGTGGCGAGCGCCGAACCGGCAGAAACCTGGACCCTGGAAGGCGGCCAGATTCGCCAGGGCGCCCAGACCCTCTCGGCGCAGGGCATGGCGGCGCTGCTGGCCCAGGCCACGGCACTGGGACTGCACCGCCTGGACATGGGCGACGCCACCCACGTCTGGTCGGCGCGCAGCACGGTGCCCGGCGAGTGGCGCCTGGGCCGCGCCCAGAACTGGACCGAACTGGATGAGCAGGTGGGCGCGTGGCTGGACACCGGGTTGCCGTGA
- a CDS encoding eCIS core domain-containing protein: MSGTQAHLWRPQVLQRQAAGPVLRASGLEQAEVARVQLQRQAVSEQLAALPQMEGVAVQRQTQPVPAKPQSPADWVTVMRHQAEQVEGQALDTRQYAQFTALQRQVANTLVQGFRSDRGPAQARYDTYGEHLATLQRHEISAPVSRVVLGLVPAGERLALQRAVDTAVQRYEAEAGVAATAAQRQTLQRQLVELDAEATQPVLQRIQARRGAGNPLPEAIQRHLEQGLNHDLSRVRIHDDAEADTLAKGVNALAFTTGSDIFFQSGKFNPNSQSGLELLAHEVTHTVQQSQGRVGPGVDPDAGLESEARSMGAKLAAAPMPQKAHPVQRQVASPAPAAAVQRWGLGDLKKLAGSARDKLKSAVGTVQKAAQQRIQKTVARVQKAAAPAIKAAREAASQTLKQAQTLRARVRTQIKAAGKTAREYGRKTLQTVKGKAQQAVQSARAKAAQLRVRAHQLAFRAASTVAQVQTKLKDKARTISGTLRQAASTAALNLRDKATAARTKLKTAATRLLNNVKTRAQNAWTQAKAAGQQVRQRLTAAAASAKTRIAALAKTATTKAQSLKRRIGAKATRAIRTAKGGLGKFLKNRPATALLLGTGAAFTAFQAIKKGGVKGLWNAAKGKASEAWKWATSTEGKATLARLAVTVGVTVGAAALTGLTGGLAAPLLIMAAGGAAGGALGRLAQNKVLLRDEKYQGKMSLMQGVLDPKAMAFDAALGVVMGPGAALAGGLAKGAAGNLGRYALSPMGKGLAQGARRLVAGRSTVVTGRAASAAGAPARLTNRALTDRARLVWKDMKQYNAKLARETWADMQQSLYSSAGVAGRATKETKQLLGGRKALKAKQFDAAHRAVDAMLPRQVTQLAASLKLPTHFSQDKLRKLLAQRLVQTNHRVVARPIAQQALAASRKQSWADLKRAAVGAPRRRGETTGRRVLRGIGSLLAIGPRATYRTILEKDAGWSKAIQSGAGTGHMIASITSEATKGAVLAAKTEMVKPDDQQQPLKPLKIGWEAYLNSLGFNPDYLNEKMIGAGLTDAGKGLNTSVGAGGMNDPVQLEDGPQVGAP; this comes from the coding sequence GTGAGCGGCACCCAGGCCCACCTCTGGCGTCCCCAGGTGTTGCAGCGGCAAGCGGCGGGGCCGGTGCTGCGGGCGTCGGGGCTGGAACAGGCGGAGGTGGCACGAGTCCAGCTGCAGCGCCAAGCGGTGAGCGAGCAATTGGCCGCCCTGCCCCAGATGGAGGGTGTGGCGGTCCAGCGGCAGACCCAGCCCGTGCCGGCCAAGCCCCAAAGCCCAGCCGACTGGGTCACGGTGATGCGCCATCAGGCCGAGCAGGTCGAAGGCCAAGCCCTGGACACGCGGCAATACGCCCAGTTCACCGCCCTGCAACGGCAGGTGGCCAATACCTTGGTGCAAGGCTTCCGTTCAGATCGAGGCCCCGCCCAAGCGAGATACGACACCTACGGCGAGCATTTAGCGACGCTGCAGAGGCACGAGATCAGTGCGCCAGTCAGCCGGGTCGTTCTGGGCCTGGTGCCCGCTGGGGAACGGCTGGCCCTTCAGCGAGCTGTGGATACCGCTGTTCAACGCTATGAAGCCGAGGCAGGTGTAGCAGCGACCGCTGCCCAACGACAGACCTTGCAGCGGCAGTTGGTGGAACTGGACGCCGAAGCGACGCAACCCGTCTTGCAACGGATTCAAGCGAGACGAGGCGCAGGCAATCCCTTGCCCGAAGCGATTCAACGGCACCTCGAACAAGGCTTGAACCATGACCTGTCCCGGGTGCGCATCCATGATGATGCGGAAGCGGACACGCTGGCCAAGGGGGTCAATGCCCTGGCCTTTACGACGGGCAGTGACATTTTCTTCCAGAGTGGCAAGTTCAATCCGAACAGCCAGAGTGGGCTGGAACTGCTGGCGCACGAGGTGACCCATACCGTGCAGCAGTCTCAAGGACGCGTCGGACCGGGCGTGGACCCTGATGCTGGGCTGGAAAGCGAAGCTCGGTCAATGGGCGCCAAGCTGGCCGCTGCCCCCATGCCTCAGAAGGCGCACCCGGTGCAGCGTCAGGTGGCCTCCCCGGCCCCCGCAGCCGCCGTACAACGCTGGGGCCTGGGCGACCTGAAAAAGCTGGCCGGCTCTGCCCGGGACAAACTGAAGAGTGCGGTCGGCACCGTGCAGAAAGCTGCCCAGCAGCGGATTCAGAAGACGGTGGCCCGCGTGCAGAAGGCAGCGGCCCCAGCGATCAAAGCAGCGCGCGAGGCGGCCAGTCAGACACTGAAGCAGGCCCAGACGCTGCGTGCCAGGGTCCGCACCCAGATCAAGGCGGCGGGCAAGACCGCCCGCGAGTACGGTCGCAAAACGCTGCAAACAGTCAAAGGCAAAGCGCAACAGGCGGTACAGAGTGCCAGAGCTAAGGCCGCGCAACTGCGTGTCCGGGCGCACCAGCTGGCCTTCCGCGCCGCTTCCACGGTCGCGCAGGTGCAGACAAAGCTGAAAGACAAAGCGAGGACGATCTCGGGCACGCTGCGGCAAGCGGCGTCTACGGCGGCGCTCAACCTGCGAGACAAGGCCACAGCGGCCCGCACCAAGCTCAAGACGGCCGCCACGAGGCTGCTGAACAACGTCAAGACCCGTGCCCAGAACGCCTGGACGCAGGCCAAAGCGGCCGGGCAGCAGGTCCGCCAGCGTCTGACCGCAGCGGCAGCAAGCGCGAAAACCAGGATTGCTGCGCTGGCCAAGACCGCCACCACCAAGGCCCAGAGCTTGAAACGCCGGATTGGTGCCAAAGCCACCCGCGCGATACGAACGGCCAAGGGTGGACTGGGCAAGTTCCTGAAAAACCGCCCCGCCACCGCATTGCTACTGGGCACGGGCGCTGCGTTTACCGCTTTTCAAGCCATTAAGAAGGGCGGCGTGAAGGGCCTCTGGAATGCCGCCAAAGGCAAGGCCTCCGAAGCGTGGAAATGGGCCACCTCCACCGAGGGCAAGGCCACCCTGGCGCGTCTGGCCGTGACCGTGGGGGTCACTGTAGGCGCAGCGGCCCTCACGGGCCTCACTGGGGGCCTGGCTGCACCGCTGCTGATCATGGCAGCGGGCGGCGCGGCAGGGGGAGCCCTGGGCCGCCTTGCTCAGAACAAAGTCCTGCTGCGAGACGAGAAGTACCAGGGCAAGATGAGCCTGATGCAGGGAGTGCTGGATCCCAAGGCGATGGCGTTTGACGCTGCGCTGGGCGTGGTGATGGGCCCGGGCGCCGCACTGGCTGGCGGCCTGGCCAAAGGCGCTGCCGGCAACCTGGGCCGCTACGCACTGAGTCCTATGGGCAAGGGGCTGGCTCAGGGGGCACGGCGGCTGGTTGCTGGACGTTCAACAGTCGTCACTGGCCGTGCCGCGAGTGCGGCTGGGGCCCCTGCCAGATTGACCAACAGGGCCCTGACAGATCGTGCTCGTCTGGTCTGGAAAGACATGAAGCAGTACAACGCCAAGCTGGCCCGGGAGACCTGGGCAGATATGCAGCAAAGTCTGTATAGCAGCGCAGGCGTCGCCGGACGTGCCACGAAGGAAACGAAGCAGCTCCTCGGTGGCCGCAAGGCCCTAAAGGCCAAACAGTTCGATGCGGCCCACAGAGCCGTGGATGCCATGCTGCCCCGGCAGGTCACCCAGTTGGCCGCCTCCCTCAAACTTCCCACCCACTTCAGCCAGGACAAATTGAGGAAGTTGCTGGCGCAGCGACTGGTGCAGACCAATCACCGGGTTGTGGCGCGGCCCATTGCTCAGCAGGCTCTGGCAGCGTCTCGCAAGCAATCCTGGGCCGACTTGAAGCGTGCCGCTGTCGGGGCACCTCGCCGGAGAGGAGAAACGACGGGCCGTCGCGTGCTGCGGGGGATAGGAAGCCTCTTGGCCATCGGACCTCGCGCCACCTACCGCACCATTCTGGAAAAAGATGCTGGATGGAGCAAAGCCATTCAGTCGGGGGCAGGCACGGGCCACATGATTGCTTCAATCACCAGTGAGGCTACGAAAGGCGCCGTGCTGGCGGCTAAGACCGAGATGGTCAAGCCAGATGACCAACAGCAGCCGCTGAAACCACTCAAAATCGGCTGGGAGGCTTACCTCAACTCCCTGGGTTTCAATCCTGACTATCTGAATGAAAAGATGATTGGTGCAGGGCTGACTGACGCCGGGAAAGGGCTGAACACCAGTGTTGGTGCAGGCGGTATGAACGATCCGGTGCAGCTTGAAGACGGGCCACAGGTAGGGGCACCGTAA